Proteins found in one Xenopus laevis strain J_2021 chromosome 1L, Xenopus_laevis_v10.1, whole genome shotgun sequence genomic segment:
- the anxa10.L gene encoding annexin A10: protein MFCPIYIQGTIVPNPSCDPVIDAQMIGGALQGFECDKDVLIDILTQRSNAQRIMIAEAYGNLYGADLLGVLKDNLDGHFKEVITGLMYPPPSYDAHDLWHAMKGPGTDENCLIDILALRSSTEIFQIKEAYVLQYNNNLDQDIYSETSGHFRDALMNLVQGVREEGYADPALAAQDAMVLWEACQRRTGEHKNMLQMILCNKSHQQLWLVFQEFQNISGQDIAAAISECFDGYFQQLLLAIVSAVRDKPAYFAYRLYNAIHDFGFHNKTIIRILVSRSEIDLMNIRQKYKETYGKSLFHDIKHFASGHYEKALLAICAGDTQDY from the exons ATTCAAGGAACAATAGTTCCAAATCCAAGCTGTGATCCTGTGATCGATGCCCAAATGATTGGAGGAGCTCTTCAAGGATTTG AATGCGACAAGGATGTTCTGATTGATATTCTGACTCAACGCAGCAATGCACAAAGGATCATGATTGCAGAGGCCTATGGGAATTTGTATGGCGCG gatttactTGGAGTCCTAAAAGATAACCTTGATGGCCATTTCAAAGAAGTTATAACTGGCTTGATGTACCCTCCTCCATCCTATGACGCTCATGATCTTTGGCATGCTATGAAG GGACCAGGAACAGACGAAAACTGCCTAATTGACATCTTAGCTTTGAGATCAAGCACTGAAATATTTCAAATTAAAGAAGCCTACGTACTAC AATACAATAACAACCTTGATCAGGACATTTATTCAGAGACCTCGGGTCATTTCAGAGATGCCTTAATGAACCTGGTGCAG GGAGTGAGAGAAGAAGGCTATGCAGACCCTGCTCTGGCTGCTCAGGATGCAATG GTTCTCTGGGAAGCTTGCCAAAGGAGAACGGGGGAGCACAAAAATATGCTGCAGATGATCTTGTGCAATAAAAGTCACCAACAATTGTGGTTGG TATTCCAGGAATTCCAAAATATTTCTGGACAGGACATTGCTGCAGCAATTAGTGAATGTTTTGATGGGTACTTCCAACAACTCCTTCTGGCAATTG TTTCTGCTGTGCGTGACAAACCGGCATATTTTGCATATAGACTTTACAATGCCATTCAC gattttggttttcacaataaaaccATTATAAGGATACTTGTGTCAAGAAGTGAAATTGACCTGATGAACATAAGGcagaaatataaagaaacatATGGAAAATCTCTCTTTCACGACATTAAG CATTTTGCATCAGGACACTATGAAAAAGCTTTACTGGCCATTTGTGCTGGTGACACGCAAGATTACTGA